The DNA window CGGTGGTCAATTACGATGATGTCGGTGGCATGGAAGACACGATCCAGCAGCTGCGCGAGATGGTCGAATTGCCGCTGCGCTATCCCGAATTGTTCACGCGGCTCGGCGTTGACCCGCCCAAGGGCGTGTTGCTCCACGGCCCGCCGGGCACGGGCAAGACCCGGCTCGCCCAGGCGGTCGCGAATGAAAGCGATGCGGAATTCTTCGCGATCAACGGCCCGGAAATCATGGGTTCGGGCTATGGCGAATCCGAAAAGCGCCTGCGCGAGGTGTTCGAGGAGGCGAGCCGCGCCGCGCCGGCCATCGTTTTCATCGACGAGATCGATTCGATCGCGCCCAAGCGCCAGCAGGTCCCGGGTGAGGCGGAAAAGCGCCTCGTCGCCCAGCTTCTCACCCTCATGGACGGGCTCGAGGCGCGCTCGAACCTAGTCGTGATCGCCGCGACGAACCGGCCCGATGCGATCGACGAGGCGCTGCGCCGCCCGGGCCGGTTCGACCGCGAAATCGTGATCGGCGTTCCGGACGAACGTGGGCGGCGAGAGATCCTCGCGATTCACACCCGCGGCATGCCGCTCGAGGATGCGGTGGAGTTGAAGGAGCTCGCCCGCGTCACCCATGGCTTTGTCGGCGCCGACATCGCCGCGCTTGCCCGCGAGGCGGCGATCGATGCGGTGCGCCGCATTATGCCGCGGCTCGATCTCGACGAGCGCACGATTCCGCCCGACGTGCTCGAGGACCTTTGCGTCACGCGCGAGGATTTTCTCTCCGCGCTGAAGCGCATCCAGCCTTCCGCCATGCGCGAGGTGATGGTGCAGGTGCCCAATGTCGCGTGGGACGATATCGGCGGCGCGAACGAGGCGATTGAGCGGCTCAAGGAGGGGATCGAGCTGCCGCTGCGCAATCCGCAGGCCTTTCGCCGGCTCGGCATCCGCCCGGCCAAGGGATTTCTGCTCTATGGCCCACCCGGGACCGGCAAGACCCTGCTCGCCAAGGCCGTCGCGAAGGAGGCGGAGGCGAACTTCATCTCGATGAAGAGCTCGGACCTCCTTTCGAAATGGTACGGCGAGAGCGAACAGCAGATCGCCAAGATGTTCGCCCGCGCGCGGGCGGTGGCGCCCTGCGTCGTCTTCATCGACGAGATCGACAGCCTCGTCCCCGCCCGCGGTTCGTCACAGGGCGAACCTCAGGTGACGGGGCGGGTCGTCAACACGATCCTTGCCGAGATGGACGGGCTGGAGGACCTCCAGTCGGTCGTCGTGATCGGGGCGACAAACCGGCCGACGCTCGTCGACCCGGCGCTGCTCAGGCCCGGTCGCTTCGACGAACTGGTCTTCGTCAGCACCCCGGACAAGGCAGGGCGCGAGCATATCCTGCGGATCCACACCTCGAACATGCCGCTCGCCGATGACGTCGATCTCTCCGCGATCGCGGCGGAGACCGAACGTTTCACCGGCGCCGATCTCGAGGATGTTGTCCGCCGCGCCGGGCTCGGCGCGCTGCGCCGGGTCGGGAGCGAGGTGAGCGAGGTCGCCAACGAGGATTTCCGGGCCGCGCTCAAGGATTCGCGCGCGACGGTCACCGCGAAGATGGAAGACGAATATCGCAACATGCAGGGCGAGCTGAAGAAGCGCGCTGCCGAGGTTCAGCCGATCGGCTTTGTCGTGCCCGAAAAGCTCCAACCGACACGCGACAGCAAGCACGGCTGATCCCCTGGCTTCAGCCGGGCAATGTGTCCGCCCCGTCCTTTTCGATCGGCTCCCACCGACGCCGCGCGATCGCCTCGGGCATTTCGTCGCGGATGAACGCCATCATCGCCTCGCGAATCTGGCAGCGCAGGTCGAACGCGGTGCCGGCATCCTTCGCGCTCATCAGCAGCCGGACCTCGATGTAATCGGGCGCGGTGCCGGTCACCTGCACGACCTGGACGCGCCGATCCCATAGCGGGTTCTGCGCGATCAGCTCTTCGTATTTGGCCCGCACCTTTTCGACCTCTGCCATGGGATCGAGATGGAGGAACACCGTTCCCAGCAACTGGGATTCGCGCCGGGTCCAGTTCTGAAAACTCTCGTCGAGGAATTTGTGCACGGGCACGACCAGCCGCCGTTCGTCCCAGATGCGGACCACGACATAGGTCGTGCGGATATCCTCTATCCGGCCCCATTCGCCATCGATGATGACGACGTCGTCGATCCGGATCGGCTCGGTCAGGGCCATCTGCAGGCCGCCGATCAGGGCCTTCAAGGCAGGCTGTGCCGCAGCGCCTACCGCTAGTGCGGCAAGGCCCGCCGAAGCCATCAGCGTGACGCCGATGTCGCGGATTCCGGGGATCGAGAGAAGCATCAGTCCCACAGTCACGAAGATGATCGCGAAGGTCCCGATCCGGCTGAAGATCGCCAGCCGCGTGCGCCGCCTGCGCGCCGCGAGGTTGTCCGCGACGCTGATATCTGCCCGCAATTCGAGCGCCTTCACGGTCGCCCGCATGATCGAAAGGGCCATCCAGCCGATCAGAGCCGGCAGTATGAATCCGGCGATCGCCTGCCAGACCGTGTCGAGCACCGGCATGGTCCGGGCGGCGAGGACGAGCCCGAGCGCGACGATCGCCCAGCGGGTCGGCCGGACGAGCTCGCGCACGACGATATTGTCGGCGTCGCTCTCGCTCGCACGGGCCACGCGGCGCAGGATGCGAAACAGGATGCGATGCGCGACCAGTGCGACGGCGACCGCAACCCCCGCCGCCAGCGCGGCCGCGGCGATGCTGGCCCAGTCGCTCGGCAGGAGCTCGCGCGTTCTTTCGATCCACTCATCCATGGAGCGCGACCCTAAAGCGAAGGCGCCGCTGCGTCACGATCAGTGTGCGGCATCCCACGAAGCGCCGGTCCCGATCTCCACCCCGAGCGGCACGTCGAGCCTGACTGCGGGCAGCGCCGCTTCCGCCATGACCCGTTCGATCACCGGCGAGGCGGCGGCGACGTCCGCTTCGGGCAGCTCGAATACGAGTTCGTCGTGTACCTGGAGCAACATGCGGACATCGGGCAGGCCCGCGTCCCGCAGCGCAGGCAGCATCCGCACCATCGCCCGCTTGATGATGTCCGCGCTCGTCCCCTGGATCGGCGCGTTGATCGCCGCGCGCTCCGATCCCTGGCGCTCTGCCTGGTTCTTGGAATTGATCCGCGGGAACCAGGTCTTGCGGCCGAACAATGTCTCCGAATAGCCGCGCTCGCGTACGGTCTCCAATGTCTCGGCGATGTAGCGCTGGATGCCGGGGAAACGCTGGAAATAGGTGTCGATCATGTCCTGCGCCTCTTCGGGCGTCACCTCCAGCCGGCCGGCTAGCCCCCAGCGAGAAATGCCGTAGAGGATCGCGAAATTGATCGTCTTGGCGCGCGCCCGGGTGTCGCGGGTGACTTCGCCGAACATCTCTGTAGCGGTGCGCGAATGGATGTCCTCGCCATTGGCAAAGGCCTGTTTCAGCGTGTCGACATCGGCCATGTGGGCGGCAAGGCGCAGTTCGATCTGCGAATAGT is part of the Erythrobacter litoralis genome and encodes:
- a CDS encoding mechanosensitive ion channel family protein — protein: MDEWIERTRELLPSDWASIAAAALAAGVAVAVALVAHRILFRILRRVARASESDADNIVVRELVRPTRWAIVALGLVLAARTMPVLDTVWQAIAGFILPALIGWMALSIMRATVKALELRADISVADNLAARRRRTRLAIFSRIGTFAIIFVTVGLMLLSIPGIRDIGVTLMASAGLAALAVGAAAQPALKALIGGLQMALTEPIRIDDVVIIDGEWGRIEDIRTTYVVVRIWDERRLVVPVHKFLDESFQNWTRRESQLLGTVFLHLDPMAEVEKVRAKYEELIAQNPLWDRRVQVVQVTGTAPDYIEVRLLMSAKDAGTAFDLRCQIREAMMAFIRDEMPEAIARRRWEPIEKDGADTLPG
- a CDS encoding CDC48 family AAA ATPase; this encodes MADADTANDARTARLQVAPARQEESGQGIARMPRSAFQALGITEGDVVEIAGKRSTAAIAMAAYPEDETLDVVRLDGLQRGNAEAASGEHVEISAARSRPATRVVFAPAQREMRLQGPTQALKRNFFRKPLVAGDLVATTGQQPVQNMPSDVRQLLRAPAYALTQIRLTVASTSPKGIVHIDENTEVELRTEFEEPRDARAVVNYDDVGGMEDTIQQLREMVELPLRYPELFTRLGVDPPKGVLLHGPPGTGKTRLAQAVANESDAEFFAINGPEIMGSGYGESEKRLREVFEEASRAAPAIVFIDEIDSIAPKRQQVPGEAEKRLVAQLLTLMDGLEARSNLVVIAATNRPDAIDEALRRPGRFDREIVIGVPDERGRREILAIHTRGMPLEDAVELKELARVTHGFVGADIAALAREAAIDAVRRIMPRLDLDERTIPPDVLEDLCVTREDFLSALKRIQPSAMREVMVQVPNVAWDDIGGANEAIERLKEGIELPLRNPQAFRRLGIRPAKGFLLYGPPGTGKTLLAKAVAKEAEANFISMKSSDLLSKWYGESEQQIAKMFARARAVAPCVVFIDEIDSLVPARGSSQGEPQVTGRVVNTILAEMDGLEDLQSVVVIGATNRPTLVDPALLRPGRFDELVFVSTPDKAGREHILRIHTSNMPLADDVDLSAIAAETERFTGADLEDVVRRAGLGALRRVGSEVSEVANEDFRAALKDSRATVTAKMEDEYRNMQGELKKRAAEVQPIGFVVPEKLQPTRDSKHG